The following coding sequences lie in one Calidithermus timidus DSM 17022 genomic window:
- the proB gene encoding glutamate 5-kinase has protein sequence MQRARVPLTSPPYRRLVLKVGSAVLSGKEGRRRLLAIAEQVAALRREGREVVLVSSGAVAMGMARLGLTQRPRTMPGKQAAAAVGQPALLQLWEQAFAWYDLKVAQVLLTAEDLAHRHRYLNARHTLKTLLEWGIVPVINENDTVMVEEIKFGDNDQLSALIASLIAADLLIILSDIEALFDADPRHDPRARPVPYVEKVDAEVLRMAGDNPNQVGTGGMRSKLLAAEKAQAAGIPMLLLPGTRPGVVLQALQGEPVGTFFAAGERRYSGQKLWLSQLPKPAGEILVDAGAARALREDGASLLPAGIRGVRGSFGVGEAVRCLDPRGKLVGVGLVNYSSAEIERIKGAKTRDLEAILGYKHSDEVIHRDYFALASELAAGGFG, from the coding sequence ATGCAGAGGGCTCGAGTCCCGCTTACCTCACCACCTTACCGCCGGTTGGTGCTCAAGGTGGGCAGCGCGGTGTTGAGCGGCAAAGAGGGGCGCAGGAGGCTGCTGGCCATCGCCGAACAGGTCGCCGCTTTGCGCCGGGAAGGGCGGGAAGTGGTGCTGGTTTCCTCGGGGGCTGTGGCTATGGGCATGGCCCGGCTGGGCCTGACGCAGCGCCCGCGCACCATGCCCGGCAAGCAGGCAGCAGCGGCGGTGGGGCAGCCGGCGCTGCTGCAACTGTGGGAGCAGGCTTTCGCCTGGTACGACCTCAAGGTGGCTCAGGTCTTGCTCACCGCCGAGGACCTGGCCCACCGCCACCGCTACCTCAACGCCCGTCACACCCTCAAGACCCTGCTGGAGTGGGGCATCGTGCCGGTAATCAACGAAAACGACACGGTGATGGTGGAGGAGATCAAGTTCGGCGACAACGACCAGCTCTCGGCCCTCATCGCCTCGCTGATAGCGGCCGACTTGCTGATCATCCTCTCCGACATCGAAGCGCTCTTCGACGCCGATCCGCGCCACGATCCCCGGGCCCGTCCGGTGCCCTACGTGGAAAAGGTGGATGCCGAGGTGCTCAGGATGGCCGGGGACAACCCCAACCAGGTCGGGACCGGAGGCATGCGCAGCAAGCTGCTGGCCGCCGAGAAGGCCCAGGCTGCCGGGATCCCCATGCTGTTGTTGCCGGGCACCCGCCCGGGGGTCGTGCTCCAGGCCTTGCAGGGTGAGCCGGTGGGCACCTTCTTCGCGGCGGGAGAGCGTCGCTACAGCGGGCAGAAGCTCTGGCTCTCCCAGCTTCCCAAACCTGCCGGGGAGATCTTAGTGGATGCCGGGGCCGCCAGGGCCCTGCGCGAGGACGGGGCCTCGCTGCTGCCCGCGGGGATTCGCGGGGTGAGGGGCAGCTTCGGGGTGGGGGAGGCGGTGCGCTGCCTTGATCCGAGGGGCAAGCTGGTAGGGGTGGGCCTGGTCAACTACAGTTCCGCCGAGATTGAGCGCATCAAGGGGGCCAAGACCCGCGACCTCGAGGCCATCCTGGGCTACAAGCACTCCGACGAGGTGATCCATCGCGACTACTTCGCCCTCGCCAGCGAGCTGGCCGCTGGAGGCTTCGGGTAG
- a CDS encoding glutamate-5-semialdehyde dehydrogenase: MIGEIEHGVIVRMAQSARQAARVLASASPAAKAEALRRAAARLQSDWALLEAANRQDLEAAEAAGLSRAKLDRLRLTPRVRDDLVTGLRQVAEMADPVGEIEGLSLRPNGLQVGRMRVPLGVIGFIYESRPNATVEASALSLKAGNAIVLRGGKEAFRSNEALVRLLQDSLWEVGLPGEAIQLVPTTDRSAILEMCHLGGLLDLIIPRGGKELIELVQREARMPVLAHAEGVNHLFVDEGAALDKAVDIALNGKVQRPSTCNALEKVLVHASIASEFLPRLEAAMSQAGVELRGCERTRQILPRVKVASEEDWRTEYLDLILTLKVVDTLEEALAHIARYGSRHTEVICTNNHAHAMRFLREVDASLVLLNASPRFNDGFQLGLGAEIGISTSKLHAYGVMGVRELTTTKWIALGSGQVRE, translated from the coding sequence ATGATCGGGGAGATTGAACACGGCGTCATCGTGCGGATGGCGCAAAGCGCCAGGCAGGCTGCGCGGGTTCTGGCCAGCGCTTCTCCGGCGGCCAAGGCCGAAGCCCTGCGGCGGGCGGCGGCACGGCTGCAAAGCGACTGGGCGCTCCTCGAGGCTGCCAACCGGCAGGACCTCGAGGCTGCCGAGGCCGCCGGGCTCTCCAGGGCCAAGCTGGACCGCCTGAGGCTCACCCCCAGGGTGCGCGACGACTTGGTGACGGGCCTGCGCCAGGTGGCCGAGATGGCTGACCCGGTGGGGGAGATCGAGGGGCTCTCCTTACGCCCCAACGGGCTCCAGGTAGGCCGGATGCGCGTGCCGTTGGGGGTGATCGGCTTCATCTACGAGTCGCGCCCCAACGCCACGGTAGAGGCCAGCGCCCTGAGCCTGAAGGCGGGGAATGCCATCGTGCTGCGCGGGGGCAAGGAGGCCTTCCGCTCCAACGAGGCGCTGGTGCGACTGCTGCAGGATTCGCTTTGGGAGGTGGGCTTGCCGGGGGAGGCCATCCAGCTCGTGCCCACCACCGACCGCTCGGCCATCCTCGAGATGTGCCACTTAGGGGGCTTGCTGGACCTGATCATCCCCCGCGGGGGCAAGGAGCTCATCGAACTCGTGCAGCGCGAGGCCCGCATGCCGGTGCTGGCCCACGCCGAGGGGGTCAACCACCTCTTCGTCGATGAGGGTGCGGCGCTGGATAAGGCCGTGGATATCGCCCTCAACGGCAAGGTTCAGCGGCCCAGCACCTGCAACGCCCTGGAGAAGGTCCTGGTCCACGCCTCCATCGCATCCGAGTTCCTGCCCCGGCTCGAGGCGGCCATGAGCCAAGCCGGGGTCGAACTGCGCGGCTGTGAGCGCACGCGCCAGATCCTGCCCAGGGTAAAGGTGGCCAGCGAGGAAGACTGGCGCACCGAATACCTCGACCTCATCCTCACCCTCAAGGTAGTGGACACGCTCGAGGAAGCCCTCGCCCACATCGCCCGTTACGGTTCTCGCCACACCGAAGTCATCTGCACCAATAACCACGCCCACGCCATGCGCTTCCTGCGCGAGGTAGACGCCTCCTTGGTCCTCCTCAACGCCTCGCCTCGCTTCAACGACGGCTTCCAGCTGGGACTGGGGGCCGAGATCGGCATCTCCACCAGCAAGCTCCACGCCTACGGGGTGATGGGGGTGCGTGAGCTGACCACCACCAAGTGGATCGCCCTGGGCAGCGGGCAGGTGCGGGAGTGA
- a CDS encoding YhjD/YihY/BrkB family envelope integrity protein has protein sequence MNPWLSRMYRAYTDAHLPFFAAALAYYALFSLMPLLFLLVGVFGFVLSGNEDLRSAFLLRLVELTVYLLPTEPELAGGLVSFLTRGAFSITLGSLVVLLWASSNFFAALAYALSLIFGGLAPNLQQSEPPSPAEGHIPMTAQKLLRLAQRSWRYVRSRVLALLAPLMLGLALILLALGGLALSFLLRYLPPELGMLRGGLEVALPLIGAFVLFLLTYVLLPLPAPRLGAAVVAASVAALAWDGMRLGLPLLLPRAQYYELLYGPIAGFLLALVGFYLTMWILLVGAVLARGLSE, from the coding sequence ATGAACCCCTGGCTCTCCCGGATGTACCGGGCTTACACCGACGCCCACCTCCCCTTTTTCGCGGCGGCCCTGGCCTATTACGCCCTGTTCAGCTTGATGCCCCTGTTGTTCTTGCTGGTGGGGGTTTTCGGCTTCGTGCTCTCGGGCAACGAGGACCTGAGGAGCGCTTTTCTGCTGCGCCTGGTCGAGCTGACGGTCTACTTGCTGCCCACCGAGCCCGAGCTCGCCGGTGGCCTGGTGAGTTTCCTCACCCGGGGCGCTTTCTCGATTACGCTGGGGAGTTTGGTGGTCTTGCTGTGGGCTTCGAGCAACTTCTTCGCCGCGCTGGCCTACGCCCTGAGCCTCATCTTCGGCGGGCTCGCGCCCAACTTGCAGCAAAGCGAGCCGCCAAGCCCGGCAGAAGGCCATATCCCTATGACCGCTCAGAAACTGCTGCGGCTGGCGCAGCGCTCCTGGCGCTACGTGCGCTCGAGGGTGCTGGCGCTCCTGGCCCCGCTGATGCTGGGCCTGGCCCTGATCCTGCTGGCCCTGGGAGGGCTGGCCCTGTCCTTCCTGCTGCGCTACCTGCCCCCTGAGCTGGGCATGTTGCGGGGGGGACTCGAGGTGGCCCTTCCCCTGATCGGGGCCTTCGTGCTCTTCCTGCTGACCTATGTCCTGTTGCCGCTGCCCGCCCCGCGCCTGGGGGCGGCGGTGGTGGCCGCCTCGGTGGCGGCGCTGGCTTGGGACGGGATGCGGCTGGGCCTGCCGCTGCTTTTGCCCAGGGCGCAGTATTACGAGCTGCTCTACGGTCCCATCGCCGGCTTCTTGCTGGCGCTGGTGGGTTTTTACCTCACCATGTGGATCTTGCTGGTAGGAGCGGTGCTGGCTCGAGGGCTCTCGGAGTGA
- a CDS encoding putative nucleotidyltransferase substrate binding domain-containing protein, translating to MRFEPGAVILSPAQPEAEGLFVVYRGAVRLEQDGQGVAWLEPGEGFGYPSLLGQQPPSLTARAEGEVECLLLAKEAFRRLLEKAALALFYSARLAERLRMLQPAALSLPDLGQEAREVAEAAVWLEADSSVAQAARRMRDAGVSALLLRAPTGLAILTDRDLRNRVLAEERSPNTPALAVASAPARTLPAHTPLYEALTYMEAQGIHHLPLLEGDRVVGLLTDRLFLRRWLQTPLALLRRLEQGEAGLLAEYREQLYAIVRQMVAAGFSVQAITRQVSLLNDALTRSLLRQAEARLGPPPCPYVWLALGSEGRTEQALLTDQDNALAYQDPQARPYFQALAQQVLSGLIEAEFPPCPGGYMADRWGYALPGWMAHFRAWLEAPAGDALLEAQIFLDFRAVAGGLSLEPLHGFLRQAAQSRPFLTALARSALVFTPPLGFWGRIHWEEGQVNLKKGGIAAIVALARVYGLEAGALARPTLERLRAAAEAQLIPKDEAEDLSEAFLFLSHLRLKHQLGALERGEPPSNRVAQPSLSPREEQMLRQVFLRIRQAQQALAGRFRLQTL from the coding sequence GTGCGCTTTGAACCGGGGGCCGTGATCCTCTCCCCGGCCCAGCCCGAGGCCGAGGGGCTTTTTGTGGTCTACCGGGGGGCGGTGCGCCTCGAGCAGGACGGGCAGGGGGTAGCCTGGCTCGAGCCCGGCGAGGGTTTTGGCTACCCTTCCCTCTTGGGACAGCAGCCCCCCAGCCTCACCGCACGGGCCGAGGGCGAGGTCGAGTGCTTGCTCCTCGCCAAGGAAGCCTTCCGCCGCCTCCTGGAAAAAGCCGCCTTGGCCCTCTTTTATAGCGCCCGCCTGGCCGAGCGGCTCCGGATGCTGCAGCCCGCGGCCCTGAGCCTCCCCGACCTGGGGCAAGAGGCCCGCGAAGTGGCCGAAGCGGCGGTCTGGCTCGAGGCCGATTCCAGCGTGGCCCAGGCCGCCCGACGCATGCGCGACGCGGGTGTGAGCGCCCTCCTCCTGCGGGCCCCAACCGGCCTGGCCATCCTCACCGACCGCGACCTGCGCAACCGGGTGCTGGCCGAGGAACGCTCCCCAAATACCCCGGCCCTCGCGGTGGCCAGCGCCCCGGCCCGCACCCTCCCTGCCCACACCCCCCTCTACGAAGCCCTGACCTACATGGAGGCCCAGGGCATCCACCACCTGCCCCTGCTGGAGGGGGACAGGGTGGTGGGCCTCCTCACCGACCGGCTCTTTTTGCGCCGCTGGTTGCAGACCCCGCTGGCCCTGCTGCGCCGCCTGGAGCAGGGCGAGGCCGGCCTGCTGGCCGAGTACCGCGAGCAGCTTTACGCCATCGTGCGGCAGATGGTGGCCGCCGGTTTTAGCGTGCAGGCCATCACCCGCCAGGTGAGCCTGCTGAACGACGCCCTGACCCGCAGCCTCCTGCGCCAGGCCGAAGCCCGCTTAGGCCCACCCCCCTGCCCCTACGTCTGGCTGGCGCTGGGCTCCGAGGGCCGCACCGAGCAGGCCCTCCTCACCGACCAGGACAACGCCCTGGCCTACCAAGACCCCCAGGCCCGCCCCTACTTCCAGGCCTTGGCCCAGCAGGTGCTTTCGGGGCTAATAGAGGCCGAGTTTCCCCCCTGCCCGGGGGGCTACATGGCCGACCGCTGGGGCTACGCGCTCCCGGGGTGGATGGCCCACTTCCGGGCCTGGCTCGAGGCCCCCGCGGGGGACGCCTTGCTGGAGGCCCAGATTTTCCTGGACTTCCGCGCGGTGGCCGGGGGGCTTTCTTTAGAACCCCTGCACGGCTTCCTGCGCCAGGCCGCCCAGAGCCGACCCTTCCTCACCGCCCTGGCCCGCTCGGCCCTGGTCTTTACCCCGCCGCTGGGGTTTTGGGGGCGCATCCACTGGGAGGAGGGGCAGGTCAACCTGAAGAAAGGGGGGATTGCCGCTATTGTGGCGCTGGCGCGGGTGTATGGGCTCGAGGCCGGCGCTCTAGCCCGCCCCACCCTGGAGCGCCTGCGGGCCGCCGCAGAAGCCCAGCTCATCCCCAAAGACGAGGCCGAAGACCTAAGCGAGGCCTTCCTGTTCCTCTCCCACCTGCGCCTCAAGCACCAGCTGGGGGCCCTCGAGCGGGGAGAGCCCCCCTCCAACCGGGTGGCCCAGCCCTCCCTCAGCCCGCGGGAAGAACAGATGCTGCGGCAGGTCTTCCTGCGCATTCGCCAGGCCCAGCAGGCGTTGGCGGGGCGGTTTAGACTACAAACCCTATGA
- a CDS encoding gamma-glutamyl-gamma-aminobutyrate hydrolase: MRVAVLVCDEPPPGLEGIAGDYPAMFERLLGLPLTPFDVRKGAYPARVEDFAGYLITGSRASVYDPLPWILPLEDFVRAVAASRSRLVGVCFGHQMIGQALGGKVERWAGGWGVGVHRFSVYQKAPWMAPPLEEVRLILSCQDQITQLPPGAEVLGGSAFSPYAFIQVGENVLGMQPHPEFPKAFAEALLEQRRERVGEARYAEAKASFALEPSAKEVAGWIRNFLATGTS; the protein is encoded by the coding sequence ATGAGGGTTGCTGTTCTGGTCTGCGATGAGCCCCCACCGGGGCTTGAGGGCATTGCGGGCGACTACCCGGCCATGTTCGAGCGGCTTTTGGGCCTCCCCCTCACCCCCTTCGACGTGCGGAAGGGCGCCTACCCCGCGCGGGTGGAAGACTTCGCGGGCTACCTGATTACGGGCTCCCGCGCCTCGGTCTACGACCCATTGCCCTGGATTCTCCCTTTGGAAGACTTTGTGCGGGCGGTGGCGGCCTCGAGGAGCCGGCTGGTGGGGGTCTGCTTCGGGCACCAGATGATCGGGCAGGCCCTGGGGGGGAAGGTGGAGCGCTGGGCAGGGGGCTGGGGGGTGGGGGTGCACCGGTTTTCGGTGTACCAAAAGGCCCCCTGGATGGCACCCCCCCTGGAGGAAGTCCGGCTCATCCTCTCCTGCCAGGACCAGATTACCCAGCTCCCCCCAGGGGCGGAGGTGCTGGGTGGGAGCGCGTTCAGCCCCTACGCCTTTATCCAGGTGGGGGAGAACGTGCTGGGGATGCAGCCCCACCCGGAGTTTCCCAAGGCCTTCGCCGAGGCCCTGCTGGAGCAGCGGCGCGAGCGGGTGGGCGAGGCCCGCTACGCCGAGGCTAAGGCCAGCTTTGCCCTGGAGCCCAGCGCGAAGGAGGTGGCGGGCTGGATCCGGAATTTCCTCGCTACCGGGACTTCTTAA
- a CDS encoding aldehyde dehydrogenase family protein produces the protein MQIQRTISPVDGRVYVERELAGPEALERVLDRATRAQRAWAKTPLEERLAIVERMVETMLGAVEQVALELTWQMGRPIRHSPKEITGGFAERARYMARIAPAALQDIPAEALPGFTRFIRREPLGVVLVLAPWNYPYLTSVNTIVPALLAGNAVVLKHSAQTPLVAERYAWAFQEAGLPEGVFQYLHMDHDLTAKAIADPRVAFVAFTGSVAGGRAVERAAAGHFKGVALELGGKDPAYVREDADLEHSVVNLVDGAMFNSGQSCCGVERIYVHEAVYEPFVEAFVAETLKLRLGNPLDPETTLGPMVRAEAAEFVRGQIAEALAQGAQALIDPRHFPADAPGTPYLAPQVLVNVNHNMRVMVEESFGPVVGIMKVRSDEEALALMNDSPYGLTASIWSQDEGAALELGEGIETGTVFLNRCDYLDPALAWTGVKESGRGCSLSILGYEQLTRPKSYHLRKL, from the coding sequence ATGCAGATACAAAGAACCATCAGCCCGGTGGACGGGCGTGTGTACGTAGAGCGCGAGCTGGCCGGGCCAGAGGCGCTCGAGCGGGTCCTTGACCGCGCCACCCGGGCCCAGCGGGCTTGGGCCAAGACCCCTTTGGAGGAGCGGCTGGCCATCGTGGAACGCATGGTGGAAACCATGCTGGGGGCCGTAGAGCAGGTCGCCCTGGAGCTCACCTGGCAGATGGGCCGGCCCATCCGCCATAGCCCCAAGGAGATTACCGGCGGTTTTGCCGAGCGGGCCCGCTACATGGCCCGCATCGCCCCGGCGGCCCTCCAGGACATCCCGGCAGAGGCGCTTCCGGGCTTCACCCGCTTCATCCGGCGTGAGCCGCTGGGGGTGGTGCTGGTGCTGGCCCCCTGGAACTACCCCTACCTGACCTCGGTCAACACCATCGTGCCGGCCCTGCTGGCCGGGAACGCGGTGGTGCTCAAGCACTCAGCCCAGACCCCGCTGGTGGCCGAGCGCTACGCCTGGGCCTTCCAGGAGGCCGGGCTGCCCGAGGGGGTCTTCCAGTACCTGCACATGGACCACGACCTGACCGCAAAGGCCATCGCCGACCCACGGGTGGCCTTCGTGGCCTTCACCGGTTCGGTGGCCGGGGGGCGGGCGGTGGAGCGGGCCGCGGCGGGGCACTTCAAGGGGGTGGCCCTCGAGCTCGGCGGCAAGGACCCGGCCTACGTGCGCGAGGACGCCGACCTCGAGCACAGCGTGGTGAACCTGGTAGACGGGGCCATGTTCAACTCGGGCCAGTCCTGCTGCGGGGTGGAGCGCATCTACGTGCACGAAGCGGTGTATGAGCCCTTCGTGGAGGCCTTTGTGGCCGAAACGCTCAAGCTCAGGCTGGGCAACCCCCTAGACCCCGAGACCACCTTAGGCCCCATGGTGCGCGCCGAGGCCGCCGAGTTCGTGCGGGGCCAGATTGCCGAGGCCCTAGCCCAGGGGGCGCAGGCCCTCATCGACCCCCGCCACTTCCCCGCCGACGCGCCGGGCACCCCCTACCTGGCCCCCCAGGTGCTGGTGAACGTGAACCACAACATGCGGGTGATGGTGGAGGAGAGCTTTGGCCCGGTGGTGGGGATTATGAAAGTGCGCAGCGACGAGGAAGCCCTGGCCCTGATGAACGACTCCCCCTACGGCCTCACCGCTTCCATCTGGAGCCAAGACGAAGGGGCCGCTTTGGAGCTGGGGGAGGGCATAGAGACCGGCACGGTCTTCCTCAACCGCTGCGACTACTTAGACCCCGCCCTGGCCTGGACGGGGGTCAAGGAGTCTGGGCGGGGTTGCTCGCTCTCCATTCTGGGCTACGAGCAGCTCACGCGGCCCAAGTCGTATCATCTGCGTAAGCTATGA
- a CDS encoding glucose 1-dehydrogenase has product MQLADKVALITGAASGIGLEAALLFAREGAKVVAVDVSEKGQETAERIRASGGQAHFVRADVSKAADAERMVMEAERAFGRLDILFNNAGISHAEDDDAIHTSEAVWDLTFAVNVKGVFLGCKYGIPALRRAGGGVVINTASFVAFLGAATPQLAYTASKGAVLSMTRELAVIHARENIRVNALCPGPLQTELLMKYLDTPEKRQRRLVHIPMGRFGQASEIAQAALFLASPASSFMTGAALLVDGGITAAYVTPE; this is encoded by the coding sequence ATGCAACTAGCCGATAAGGTGGCCCTCATCACCGGGGCCGCGAGCGGGATTGGCCTCGAGGCCGCCTTGCTCTTCGCCCGCGAGGGGGCCAAGGTGGTGGCGGTGGACGTCTCGGAAAAAGGCCAGGAGACCGCCGAGCGCATCCGGGCCTCTGGAGGCCAGGCCCACTTCGTGCGGGCCGATGTTTCCAAAGCCGCCGATGCCGAGCGCATGGTGATGGAGGCCGAGCGGGCCTTTGGCCGACTCGACATCCTCTTCAACAACGCCGGCATCTCCCACGCCGAGGACGACGACGCCATCCACACCAGCGAGGCCGTATGGGACCTCACCTTCGCGGTGAACGTGAAGGGGGTTTTTCTGGGCTGCAAGTACGGCATTCCCGCCCTTAGGCGAGCCGGGGGCGGGGTGGTCATCAACACCGCTTCCTTCGTGGCTTTCCTGGGCGCGGCCACGCCCCAGCTGGCCTACACCGCGAGCAAGGGAGCGGTGCTCTCCATGACCCGCGAGCTGGCGGTGATTCACGCCCGCGAGAACATCCGGGTCAACGCCCTCTGCCCCGGGCCCCTGCAGACCGAACTCCTGATGAAGTACCTGGACACCCCGGAAAAGCGCCAGCGCCGCCTGGTGCACATCCCCATGGGCCGCTTCGGCCAGGCCAGCGAAATCGCCCAGGCCGCTTTGTTCCTGGCCAGCCCGGCCTCCTCCTTCATGACCGGGGCGGCCCTGCTGGTAGACGGGGGCATCACCGCAGCCTACGTCACCCCGGAGTGA
- a CDS encoding glutamine synthetase family protein, translating into MNEDAARKLSRLSQAVNAGEIETVLVAFPDHYGRLMGKRFEAEFFVEQVAEHGTHGCDYLLTTDMEMEPVQGYRFANWELGYGDFHLVPDLSTLRPASWLEKSAIVLCDLEDERTHALVEVAPRTLLKRQLERARALGYTVMAASELEYYLYQISYPEAHKQGYAGLEPAGYYLEDYHLLQGTREEPFTAAVRRHLKASGIPVENSKGEWGLGQHEVNVRYAEALEMADRHVLFKQCLKEIADSMGLSVTFMAKPHHGQAGSSCHIHLSLWKEEQNAFAGEESYGPVRGSTVFGQFLAGWIAHVPDLMPLYAPTVNSYKRYEDGSWAPTRLAWSYDNRTAGFRVVGHGSSLRIECRIGGADLNPYLALAAALASGLAGLERNLTPPPIFQGDIYQARHLPRVPYTLGEAVEGFAQSAFAKEALGEAAHEHYTHFFRTEWQAFNRAVTDWERKRYFERI; encoded by the coding sequence ATGAACGAGGACGCTGCGAGAAAGCTGAGCCGGCTGTCCCAGGCGGTCAATGCGGGCGAGATCGAGACCGTGCTGGTGGCCTTTCCCGACCACTACGGCCGTCTCATGGGCAAGCGCTTTGAGGCCGAGTTCTTTGTAGAGCAGGTGGCAGAGCACGGCACCCACGGCTGCGACTACCTGCTCACCACGGATATGGAGATGGAGCCGGTACAGGGCTATCGCTTTGCCAACTGGGAGCTGGGCTACGGCGACTTTCACCTGGTGCCCGACCTTTCCACCCTGCGGCCTGCGAGCTGGCTCGAGAAAAGCGCCATCGTGCTGTGCGACCTCGAGGACGAGCGCACCCACGCCCTGGTGGAGGTAGCCCCCCGCACGCTTCTGAAGCGGCAGCTCGAGCGGGCCCGAGCCCTGGGCTATACGGTGATGGCCGCCTCGGAGCTGGAGTACTACCTCTACCAGATTTCTTATCCGGAGGCCCATAAGCAGGGCTACGCCGGGCTCGAGCCCGCCGGCTACTACCTGGAGGACTACCACCTGCTCCAGGGCACCCGCGAGGAGCCCTTCACCGCCGCGGTGCGGCGGCACCTCAAGGCCTCGGGAATCCCGGTGGAGAATTCCAAGGGCGAGTGGGGCCTGGGCCAGCACGAGGTCAATGTGCGCTACGCCGAGGCCCTGGAAATGGCCGACCGGCACGTGCTATTCAAACAGTGCCTCAAGGAAATTGCCGACTCTATGGGCCTCTCGGTAACCTTCATGGCCAAGCCCCACCACGGCCAGGCCGGCTCCTCTTGCCACATCCACCTCTCGCTTTGGAAAGAGGAGCAGAACGCCTTCGCCGGTGAGGAGAGCTACGGGCCGGTTCGGGGGTCTACCGTCTTCGGGCAGTTTCTGGCGGGCTGGATCGCCCACGTGCCCGACCTGATGCCCCTGTACGCCCCCACGGTGAACTCGTACAAGCGCTACGAGGACGGCTCCTGGGCCCCCACCCGGCTGGCCTGGAGCTACGACAACCGCACCGCCGGGTTCCGCGTGGTGGGGCACGGCAGCTCGCTGCGCATCGAGTGCCGCATCGGCGGGGCCGACCTGAACCCCTACCTGGCCCTGGCCGCGGCCCTGGCCTCGGGGCTTGCGGGCCTCGAGCGAAACCTCACCCCACCCCCCATCTTCCAGGGCGACATCTACCAGGCCCGCCACCTGCCCCGCGTACCCTACACCCTGGGCGAGGCGGTGGAGGGCTTCGCGCAGAGCGCCTTTGCCAAAGAGGCCCTGGGCGAGGCCGCCCACGAGCACTACACCCACTTCTTCCGCACCGAGTGGCAGGCCTTCAACCGGGCTGTAACCGACTGGGAGCGCAAGCGCTACTTCGAGCGGATATGA
- the eat gene encoding ethanolamine permease: MENRPKQVRGAHYVDVDNTYLEKRRLRKSAGWVLLWGLGVGAVISGDFFGWNFGLAAGGFGGLLLATIVVAVMYVTMVLSIAELSTALPHAGGFYSFTRNAFGPNWAYLNGVTDLIEYVITPAVIVVGIAGYMNALIPGVPAWIWWAVFYALFVGINIRGTALTLRVSLIVTLLALGVLVFFYLAAAFSGAFSWEKVFNIVPAEGGSSFLPFGWYGVFAALPFAIWFYLAIEQLPLAAEESHDVVRDMPRALILGILTLLVLSVLTLVLNTGVAGAKEVGESGAPLELGFKAVFGDAATSTFLTLIAITGLVASFHAIIYAYGRLIFALSRAGYLPTGLSIVSRYHTPHYALILGAVVGFLMCVLISTFSDSVGAALLNMAVFGAVISYAMVMFAYIRLARTRPDLPRPYKSPLGVPGAWVGAILALVCLAATFAVESYRPGVVGTAVFVVLMMAYYWFFSRFRLVAQAPEEEAALVAEAQREIR, translated from the coding sequence ATGGAGAATAGACCCAAGCAGGTGCGCGGGGCGCACTACGTGGACGTAGACAACACCTATCTGGAAAAACGGCGTCTGCGTAAGAGCGCGGGCTGGGTGCTGTTGTGGGGCCTGGGGGTGGGGGCGGTCATCTCGGGCGATTTCTTCGGCTGGAACTTCGGGCTGGCCGCGGGAGGCTTTGGCGGGCTTTTGCTGGCTACCATCGTGGTAGCGGTGATGTATGTGACCATGGTGCTCTCCATCGCCGAGCTCTCCACTGCCCTGCCCCACGCGGGGGGCTTTTACTCCTTTACCCGCAACGCATTCGGCCCCAACTGGGCCTACCTGAACGGGGTTACCGACCTGATCGAGTACGTGATTACCCCGGCGGTGATCGTGGTGGGCATCGCGGGCTACATGAACGCCCTGATTCCGGGGGTACCGGCTTGGATCTGGTGGGCGGTCTTCTATGCCCTATTTGTGGGCATCAACATCCGGGGCACGGCCCTGACGCTCAGGGTTTCGCTCATCGTGACCCTGCTGGCCCTGGGGGTGCTGGTCTTCTTTTACCTGGCGGCGGCTTTCTCCGGGGCCTTCAGCTGGGAGAAGGTTTTCAACATCGTGCCTGCGGAGGGGGGCAGCAGCTTCCTCCCCTTCGGCTGGTACGGGGTCTTTGCCGCCCTACCCTTTGCCATCTGGTTCTATCTGGCCATCGAGCAACTCCCCCTGGCCGCCGAGGAGTCGCATGACGTGGTGCGCGACATGCCCCGGGCGCTCATTCTAGGCATCCTCACCCTTCTGGTGCTCTCGGTGCTGACCCTTGTTTTGAATACCGGCGTGGCGGGTGCTAAGGAAGTGGGGGAGTCGGGCGCGCCACTGGAACTCGGCTTCAAAGCAGTCTTTGGTGATGCGGCGACCAGTACCTTCCTGACGCTCATTGCCATTACCGGCCTGGTGGCCAGCTTCCACGCCATCATCTACGCCTACGGGCGGCTCATCTTTGCGCTCTCGCGGGCCGGCTACCTGCCCACCGGGCTTTCCATCGTGAGCCGCTACCACACCCCGCACTATGCCCTCATTCTGGGGGCGGTGGTGGGCTTCCTGATGTGCGTGCTGATCAGCACCTTCTCAGACAGCGTGGGGGCTGCCTTGCTCAACATGGCGGTCTTCGGCGCGGTGATTTCCTACGCCATGGTGATGTTCGCCTACATCCGCCTGGCCCGCACCCGCCCCGACCTGCCCCGGCCCTACAAGAGCCCGCTGGGCGTACCGGGGGCCTGGGTGGGGGCCATCCTGGCCCTAGTCTGCTTAGCCGCCACCTTTGCGGTGGAGAGCTACCGGCCTGGGGTGGTGGGCACGGCGGTCTTCGTGGTGCTGATGATGGCCTACTACTGGTTCTTTAGCCGTTTCCGCCTGGTGGCCCAGGCCCCCGAGGAGGAAGCCGCGCTCGTTGCCGAGGCCCAGCGGGAGATTCGCTGA